One Devosia lacusdianchii genomic window carries:
- a CDS encoding adenosine kinase, with product MTHTRFDVLTIGNAIVDIIAPVEAGFIEREGMSEGIMHLIDTDRAEDLYGKMPLSRQQISGGSAANTAAGVASLGGRAAFVGKVADDPLGDVFEADLDAIGVHYATSRLKNGALTARSMIFLSEDGERTMNTYLGACHQLTEQDIKPDEIGAAAITYMEGFLWDPVEAKKAFVLAAHYAHKNERAAAFTLSDPFCVDRYRAEFLDLIRSKTIDYVFANVHELKSLYQTDDLGEAVREIAKDAELAAITMGAEGAMAVYNGEVTSVPAFPIDKVVDATGAGDLFASGFLLGMARGQTLESALKTGCLAASEVISHIGARPQLDLEDLSRQHGLAG from the coding sequence ATGACCCATACTCGCTTCGACGTCCTCACCATCGGCAACGCCATTGTCGATATCATCGCACCGGTGGAGGCGGGCTTTATCGAGCGCGAAGGCATGAGCGAGGGCATCATGCACCTGATCGATACCGATCGGGCCGAGGACCTCTATGGCAAGATGCCGCTCAGCCGGCAGCAGATTTCCGGCGGCAGCGCCGCCAATACTGCTGCGGGCGTTGCCTCGCTTGGCGGCCGCGCCGCCTTTGTCGGCAAGGTCGCCGATGATCCATTGGGCGACGTGTTCGAGGCCGATCTCGACGCCATCGGCGTGCACTACGCCACCAGCCGCCTCAAGAATGGCGCCCTCACCGCCCGCTCGATGATCTTCCTCAGCGAGGACGGCGAGCGGACGATGAATACCTATCTCGGCGCCTGCCACCAGCTGACCGAACAGGATATCAAGCCCGACGAGATCGGCGCCGCCGCCATCACCTATATGGAAGGCTTCCTGTGGGACCCGGTCGAGGCCAAGAAGGCCTTCGTGCTGGCCGCCCACTATGCCCACAAGAACGAGCGCGCGGCGGCGTTCACCCTCAGCGACCCATTCTGCGTCGATCGCTATCGCGCCGAATTCCTCGACCTGATCCGCAGCAAGACCATCGACTACGTCTTCGCCAATGTGCATGAGCTCAAGTCGCTCTACCAGACCGATGATCTGGGCGAAGCCGTGCGCGAAATCGCCAAGGATGCCGAACTCGCCGCCATCACCATGGGCGCCGAGGGCGCCATGGCCGTATACAATGGCGAAGTGACCTCAGTGCCCGCCTTCCCGATCGACAAGGTGGTCGACGCCACCGGCGCCGGCGACCTGTTCGCCTCGGGCTTCCTGCTCGGCATGGCCCGTGGCCAGACGCTGGAATCGGCGCTCAAGACCGGCTGTCTTGCGGCCAGCGAAGTCATCAGCCACATCGGCGCGCGCCCACAGCTCGATCTCGAAGACCTCAGCCGCCAGCATGGTCTTGCCGGCTAG
- a CDS encoding EVE domain-containing protein translates to MTAPTCWIGVAARAHVMVGKADGFVMFAHGKHSAVKQLRPGDWFAYYAPTETLGGKDTVRRFVGIGTIDPGEPEPTQMMGGTIEAWMRRATYLDVQEADIYLLLPQFDFVTDPAHWGMYFRKSLFKTSAADFSRIADAMGVGPQFNLGD, encoded by the coding sequence ATGACCGCGCCGACCTGCTGGATCGGCGTTGCCGCCCGTGCCCATGTCATGGTGGGCAAAGCCGACGGTTTCGTCATGTTCGCCCATGGCAAGCATAGTGCGGTCAAGCAACTCCGGCCCGGGGACTGGTTTGCCTATTACGCACCGACCGAGACGCTAGGCGGCAAGGATACCGTCCGCCGCTTTGTCGGTATCGGCACCATCGATCCGGGCGAACCCGAGCCGACGCAGATGATGGGCGGCACGATCGAAGCCTGGATGCGGCGCGCAACTTATCTGGATGTGCAGGAGGCCGACATTTACCTCCTGCTGCCGCAGTTCGATTTTGTGACTGACCCGGCCCATTGGGGCATGTATTTCCGCAAGTCGCTGTTCAAGACCAGCGCCGCGGACTTTTCCCGCATTGCCGACGCCATGGGTGTCGGCCCGCAATTCAATCTCGGAGACTAG
- a CDS encoding TIM barrel protein, whose amino-acid sequence MRYSACVDMLFVRETMDVARRIRLAKAAGLDAVEFWLWSNKDLGAIEDALNETGLTLAGIVAEPFAELTRSSDHDRFLDGLAKSLEVAQRLGTKVMIAQAGPELAGISRQRQHDALVEAMARSADVLRGSGVRLALEPLNTLVDHQGYFLPSTAEGLDIIDAVNRPEIAVLYDLYHSMVMGEDTATVLADRVDRIAHIHVADHPGRNQPGTGHLPLKTSLEWLFANGYDGFVGLEFKPTDETALALVETRAGLG is encoded by the coding sequence ATGCGCTACTCCGCCTGTGTCGACATGCTTTTCGTCCGCGAGACTATGGACGTGGCGCGGCGCATCCGGCTGGCCAAGGCGGCAGGCCTGGATGCGGTGGAGTTCTGGCTGTGGTCCAACAAGGACCTCGGCGCCATCGAGGATGCGCTGAACGAAACCGGCCTCACCCTGGCCGGCATCGTCGCCGAACCCTTCGCCGAACTGACCCGCAGCAGCGATCACGACCGCTTTCTCGACGGCCTCGCCAAAAGCCTCGAGGTCGCGCAGCGGCTGGGCACAAAAGTGATGATTGCGCAGGCCGGGCCGGAGCTGGCGGGCATTTCACGCCAACGGCAGCACGATGCCCTGGTCGAGGCCATGGCGCGGTCGGCCGATGTGCTCAGGGGTTCCGGCGTCCGGCTGGCGCTCGAACCGCTCAATACGCTGGTCGATCACCAGGGCTACTTCTTGCCATCGACAGCGGAAGGCCTCGACATCATCGACGCCGTCAACCGCCCGGAAATCGCCGTTCTCTACGACCTCTACCATTCCATGGTGATGGGCGAGGACACCGCCACCGTGCTAGCTGATCGCGTCGACCGCATCGCCCACATCCACGTCGCCGATCACCCCGGACGCAACCAGCCCGGCACCGGCCACTTGCCGCTCAAGACAAGCCTCGAATGGCTCTTCGCCAATGGCTATGATGGCTTCGTGGGCCTGGAGTTCAAGCCAACCGACGAAACAGCTCTGGCACTGGTCGAAACGCGGGCGGGGCTGGGGTAA
- a CDS encoding TetR/AcrR family transcriptional regulator, giving the protein MSTSTNSPYHHGDLRRALLEAALLILERDGEAGLQLRDLARAVGVSAGAPYRHFDSRAALLEALAVTGFQRFTTAMEDVAAANPPDMLAAMGKTYVLFALNNKGLFRLMFSPQVKRDNRPGLRMAADAAFDTLRQVSGGNTKAGRVAALAAWARVHGLAVLLLDGQIAVQAGEDIEALISEIIGKH; this is encoded by the coding sequence ATGTCAACATCGACGAATTCTCCCTACCATCACGGCGATCTGCGGCGGGCTTTGCTCGAAGCGGCCCTGCTCATTCTGGAACGCGACGGCGAGGCCGGGCTGCAATTGCGCGACCTGGCGCGTGCCGTCGGCGTCTCGGCCGGTGCGCCCTACCGGCATTTCGACAGCCGCGCTGCGCTGCTCGAGGCGTTGGCGGTGACCGGCTTCCAGCGCTTCACCACGGCCATGGAGGATGTGGCAGCCGCCAATCCGCCCGACATGCTGGCGGCCATGGGCAAGACCTACGTGCTGTTTGCGCTCAACAATAAGGGCCTGTTCCGGCTGATGTTTTCCCCGCAAGTCAAGCGCGACAACCGGCCCGGCCTGCGCATGGCGGCCGATGCCGCCTTCGATACGCTGCGCCAGGTCAGCGGCGGCAATACCAAGGCCGGTCGCGTGGCCGCGCTGGCCGCCTGGGCCCGGGTGCACGGGCTGGCGGTGTTGCTGCTCGATGGCCAGATCGCCGTGCAGGCGGGTGAGGATATCGAGGCGCTGATCAGTGAGATCATCGGCAAACACTAG
- a CDS encoding methylated-DNA--[protein]-cysteine S-methyltransferase has protein sequence MGVPMNQMIQMTPATDYDTIQAAIRYLSENGPDVADLPRFARAIGLTERQLTDLFRRWCGLSPKSFAQAVALDHAKSLLRAKESVLDTTYEVGLSSTSRLHDLFVAYEAMPPGIFRAGGEGLDMVWGAAPSPFGTAVVTATEYGMSGLGFADENTTIEEAFQDLANRWPNARFTRDDAKVAPMIAQAFDPARWSPEHPVRVVLIGTDFEVKVWETLLKIPCGKATTYQTVANHIGRPTASRAVGAAVGKNPISFVVPCHRVVGSSGALTGYHWGVPRKRAILGWEAGVISAAH, from the coding sequence ATGGGTGTTCCGATGAACCAGATGATCCAGATGACCCCGGCCACCGATTACGACACTATCCAGGCCGCGATCCGCTATCTCAGCGAGAACGGTCCTGACGTCGCCGACCTGCCGCGCTTTGCGCGTGCCATCGGGCTTACCGAGCGGCAGTTGACCGACCTGTTCCGGCGCTGGTGCGGGCTCAGCCCCAAGAGTTTCGCGCAGGCGGTGGCGCTTGACCACGCAAAGTCGCTGCTCCGCGCCAAGGAAAGCGTACTCGATACCACCTACGAGGTGGGCCTCAGCTCGACCTCGCGCCTGCACGACTTGTTCGTGGCCTATGAAGCCATGCCGCCCGGCATTTTCCGCGCTGGCGGGGAGGGGCTCGACATGGTCTGGGGCGCTGCACCCTCGCCCTTCGGTACCGCCGTGGTCACGGCCACCGAATACGGCATGTCCGGCCTTGGCTTTGCCGACGAGAACACCACCATCGAGGAAGCCTTCCAGGACTTGGCCAACCGGTGGCCCAATGCCCGGTTCACGCGCGACGACGCCAAAGTGGCGCCGATGATCGCGCAGGCTTTCGATCCGGCCCGCTGGTCACCCGAGCACCCGGTTCGCGTCGTGCTGATCGGCACCGATTTCGAGGTCAAGGTGTGGGAGACGCTGCTCAAGATTCCCTGCGGCAAGGCCACGACCTACCAGACCGTCGCCAATCACATCGGCCGGCCGACGGCGTCACGCGCGGTCGGCGCGGCAGTGGGGAAAAACCCGATCTCGTTCGTCGTCCCCTGCCACCGCGTCGTCGGCAGCAGCGGCGCCCTGACCGGCTACCACTGGGGCGTGCCGCGCAAGCGGGCGATTTTGGGCTGGGAGGCCGGAGTGATTTCTGCGGCGCATTAG
- the dnaJ gene encoding molecular chaperone DnaJ has translation MAKRDFYEVLGVQKGADDAALKGAYRKLAMVHHPDRNPGNAEAEAKFKEINEAYDTLKDGQKRAAYDRFGHAAFENGGGRGPGGGFGPEFTSSMSDIFDDIFGDFMGGRRGGGGGGAAKLRGSDLRYNLEISLEESFEGRTVEIDVPTLVGCTTCDGSGAKPGTGTHTCRQCNGHGKVRAAQGFFTIERTCPVCQGRGQMMDQPCTDCGGQGRRQENRKLSVDIPKGIEDGTRIRLANEGEAGLRGGPPGDLYIFISIRPHDLFQRDGADLYARVPIAMTTAALGGEFEVPTLDSARAKVKVAAGTQPGQRVRLKGKGMPVLRSKDVGDLYVQLDIETPQALSRRQRELLEEFAKLETEETNPTSGGFFAKIKKMFEA, from the coding sequence TTGGCCAAACGGGATTTCTACGAGGTGCTCGGCGTACAAAAGGGCGCCGACGATGCGGCGCTCAAGGGCGCCTATCGCAAGCTCGCCATGGTGCATCACCCCGACCGTAACCCGGGCAATGCCGAGGCGGAGGCCAAGTTCAAGGAAATCAACGAAGCCTACGATACGCTCAAGGACGGCCAGAAGCGCGCCGCCTATGACCGGTTTGGCCATGCCGCCTTCGAAAATGGCGGCGGCCGCGGACCGGGCGGTGGCTTTGGTCCCGAATTCACCTCGTCCATGTCCGATATCTTCGACGACATTTTTGGCGACTTCATGGGTGGACGCCGGGGCGGCGGTGGCGGCGGGGCCGCCAAGCTGCGCGGTTCGGACCTGCGCTACAATCTGGAGATCAGTCTCGAGGAGAGTTTTGAGGGTCGCACGGTCGAGATCGACGTGCCGACCCTGGTGGGCTGCACCACCTGTGATGGCTCCGGCGCCAAGCCGGGCACCGGTACTCATACCTGCCGGCAGTGCAATGGCCATGGCAAGGTGCGTGCCGCACAGGGCTTCTTCACCATCGAACGCACCTGCCCGGTCTGCCAGGGCCGGGGCCAGATGATGGACCAGCCCTGCACCGATTGCGGTGGCCAGGGTCGCCGGCAGGAAAACCGCAAGCTCTCCGTCGATATCCCCAAGGGCATTGAAGACGGCACCCGCATCCGCCTCGCCAATGAGGGTGAGGCCGGCCTTCGCGGCGGACCACCGGGCGATCTCTACATCTTCATTTCCATCCGCCCGCATGATCTGTTCCAGCGCGACGGTGCCGATCTTTATGCGCGCGTGCCGATCGCCATGACCACCGCCGCTCTGGGCGGCGAGTTCGAAGTGCCGACGCTCGACAGCGCCCGCGCCAAGGTCAAGGTGGCGGCTGGTACCCAGCCCGGCCAGCGCGTCCGCCTCAAGGGCAAGGGCATGCCAGTGCTGCGCAGCAAGGATGTCGGCGACCTCTATGTGCAGCTCGACATCGAGACGCCGCAGGCCCTGAGCCGCCGGCAGCGCGAATTGCTCGAAGAGTTCGCCAAGCTCGAAACCGAGGAAACCAACCCAACCTCAGGCGGCTTCTTCGCCAAGATCAAGAAGATGTTCGAGGCTTAA
- a CDS encoding DUF2214 family protein, with protein sequence MDIDLLLAIAHHLAVFTLVGILAAEFALLRPGLAGGRITQLARIDAAYGGVATLVILVGVLRVIFGASGWEYYVANYAFWAKMVAFLVMGLLTIQPTIAIRRWAKAGRGEAGYAPPAGEIAASRRFIHLQAGILVLIPIFAAAMARGYGVS encoded by the coding sequence ATGGATATCGATCTGCTTTTGGCCATTGCCCACCACTTGGCGGTGTTTACTCTGGTCGGCATCCTGGCTGCCGAGTTCGCGCTGTTGCGGCCCGGTTTGGCCGGCGGGCGCATCACCCAGTTGGCACGCATCGATGCCGCCTATGGTGGCGTCGCGACGCTGGTCATTCTTGTCGGCGTGCTGCGGGTCATATTTGGCGCCAGCGGCTGGGAGTACTACGTCGCCAATTATGCCTTCTGGGCCAAGATGGTGGCTTTCCTCGTCATGGGCCTGCTGACCATTCAGCCGACTATCGCGATCCGGCGGTGGGCCAAGGCCGGCAGGGGCGAAGCAGGCTATGCACCGCCCGCGGGGGAAATCGCGGCAAGCCGCCGGTTCATCCACCTGCAGGCCGGCATTCTAGTGCTGATCCCGATCTTCGCAGCGGCGATGGCACGCGGCTATGGCGTCAGCTAG
- the nth gene encoding endonuclease III: MAATKKVKGLPPADVESIFARFHEIEPEPKGELDYVNVFTLLVAVVLSAQATDAGVNKATKRLFELAPSPTAMVALGQAEIENQIKTIGLYRNKAKNVFLLSQQLLDKHGGDVPNDREALEALPGVGRKTANVVLNIWFKQPTIAVDTHLFRVGNRTGMAVAATPLAVEQKLLKIIPAQYMLHAHHWLILHGRYVCKARKPECWRCAIREWCRFEPKTPLPKGS, translated from the coding sequence ATGGCCGCGACGAAAAAAGTGAAGGGGCTGCCGCCGGCGGACGTGGAATCCATTTTCGCCCGCTTCCATGAGATCGAACCCGAGCCCAAAGGCGAGCTTGATTACGTCAACGTCTTCACGCTGCTGGTTGCCGTGGTGCTGTCGGCCCAGGCGACCGATGCCGGGGTCAACAAGGCGACCAAGCGCCTGTTCGAGCTGGCGCCCTCCCCCACCGCCATGGTGGCGCTGGGCCAGGCCGAAATCGAAAACCAGATCAAGACTATCGGCCTCTATCGCAATAAGGCCAAGAACGTCTTCCTGCTCAGCCAGCAATTGCTCGACAAGCATGGCGGCGACGTGCCCAACGACCGCGAGGCGCTGGAAGCCCTGCCCGGCGTTGGCCGCAAGACCGCCAATGTGGTGCTCAATATCTGGTTCAAGCAGCCCACCATCGCGGTCGATACGCATCTGTTCCGCGTCGGCAACCGCACCGGCATGGCCGTCGCCGCAACGCCGCTGGCGGTGGAGCAAAAGCTGCTCAAGATCATCCCCGCGCAATATATGCTGCACGCACACCACTGGCTGATCCTGCACGGGCGCTATGTCTGCAAGGCCCGCAAGCCGGAATGCTGGCGCTGCGCTATCCGCGAATGGTGTCGCTTCGAACCGAAGACACCACTGCCCAAGGGCAGCTAG
- a CDS encoding DUF2244 domain-containing protein, translating to MPMQATTTTPLFAAELTPNRSLGSRGVWVVVGLCALFAALPTLIFLSLGAWPIVGFMALDVVAIAVALYVSLRRGKRREHVTVWADQLEWAAIDAKGGKTLRRFNPKTVRLVLDRDADEKTVALRLRHGKDELEVGSFLNPDDKSSFAKALGTALRKARLA from the coding sequence ATGCCCATGCAAGCCACAACCACCACGCCGTTGTTCGCGGCGGAACTGACACCAAACCGCTCGCTCGGTTCGCGGGGCGTCTGGGTGGTGGTTGGCCTCTGCGCGCTGTTCGCTGCGCTGCCGACCCTGATCTTCCTGTCGCTGGGCGCCTGGCCGATTGTCGGCTTCATGGCCCTCGACGTCGTCGCCATTGCGGTCGCGCTCTATGTGTCGCTGCGCCGAGGCAAAAGGCGCGAGCACGTGACCGTATGGGCCGACCAGCTCGAATGGGCCGCCATCGATGCCAAGGGCGGCAAGACGCTGCGCCGGTTCAATCCGAAGACCGTGCGACTGGTGCTGGATCGCGACGCCGACGAGAAGACCGTGGCCCTGCGCCTGCGTCACGGCAAGGACGAGCTCGAGGTGGGGAGCTTCCTTAATCCCGACGACAAGTCGAGCTTTGCCAAGGCCCTCGGCACGGCACTCCGCAAGGCCCGGCTAGCCTGA
- a CDS encoding VOC family protein, whose protein sequence is MTITNALAGIAVDDLGEALDFYERLFGRKADARPMGEVAEWKLPGGGWVQVFTDADRAGASSLTLIVDDLGEELGRLSLYGLMPVSKAMGDFFKTAKFRDGDGNQITFSQPQPGTY, encoded by the coding sequence TTGACTATCACCAACGCGCTGGCGGGGATCGCGGTGGACGATCTGGGCGAAGCGCTCGATTTCTACGAGAGGCTATTCGGTCGCAAGGCCGATGCGCGTCCGATGGGTGAGGTCGCCGAATGGAAGCTGCCGGGTGGTGGCTGGGTGCAGGTCTTCACCGATGCCGACCGCGCCGGCGCATCCTCGCTGACGCTGATTGTTGATGACCTCGGCGAGGAGCTGGGCCGGCTCAGCCTCTATGGCCTGATGCCGGTGTCCAAGGCGATGGGCGACTTCTTCAAGACCGCCAAATTCCGCGACGGCGACGGCAACCAGATCACCTTCAGCCAGCCACAGCCGGGGACGTATTGA
- the dapB gene encoding 4-hydroxy-tetrahydrodipicolinate reductase, producing the protein MSELKVVVAGAGGRMGAANIRAVAALSGLSLHGAVANAAGMKLHAAVDRPGTTAIGQDAGLFAGIAALGVVITDDMDAALVGADAIIDFTAPGASVALAKKAAALGLVHIIGTTGCSEADDAAIAQAGKDGARVVKSGNFSMGVVVLASLVKKAAAILADYDIEILEMHHNKKVDAPSGTALLLGQAAAAGRDIALREHSVRVRDGHTGPREAGTIGFATLRGGTVVGDHSVIMAGPSERIELNHRAEDRGIFANGAARAALWASGQKPGLYSMNDVLGL; encoded by the coding sequence ATGAGCGAACTCAAGGTCGTGGTGGCGGGGGCCGGCGGACGCATGGGCGCCGCCAATATTCGGGCCGTCGCCGCCCTTTCGGGGCTGAGCCTGCATGGCGCAGTGGCCAACGCCGCCGGCATGAAGCTGCATGCGGCAGTCGATCGGCCAGGCACCACAGCCATCGGCCAGGATGCCGGTCTTTTTGCCGGCATTGCGGCGCTGGGCGTCGTCATCACTGACGACATGGACGCGGCGTTGGTCGGCGCAGACGCCATCATCGACTTCACCGCGCCCGGCGCCAGCGTGGCCTTGGCCAAGAAAGCAGCCGCCCTCGGATTGGTCCACATTATCGGCACGACCGGCTGTTCGGAAGCTGACGACGCGGCGATTGCCCAGGCGGGCAAGGACGGCGCCCGCGTGGTCAAGTCGGGCAATTTCTCCATGGGCGTCGTGGTGCTGGCGAGCCTGGTCAAGAAGGCCGCCGCCATCCTTGCCGACTACGACATCGAAATCCTCGAAATGCACCACAACAAGAAGGTCGACGCACCCTCGGGTACCGCGCTGCTGCTCGGGCAGGCCGCGGCTGCTGGTCGCGACATTGCCCTTCGGGAGCATTCGGTCCGTGTCCGCGATGGCCATACCGGGCCGCGCGAAGCCGGCACGATCGGCTTTGCCACGCTGCGCGGCGGCACGGTGGTCGGCGATCACTCGGTGATCATGGCCGGGCCGTCCGAGCGGATCGAGCTCAACCATCGCGCCGAGGATCGTGGCATTTTCGCCAATGGCGCCGCACGCGCCGCGCTGTGGGCCAGCGGCCAGAAGCCGGGCCTTTATTCCATGAACGACGTTTTGGGGCTCTGA
- a CDS encoding histidine phosphatase family protein, with protein sequence MRALYVTHPQVQIDANVPVPLWGLSQDGRLRAEAFAARCVVPDGAMIFSSSETKAMQLATILAEPIGATVVSTHTMGENDRSATGFLPPTQFEEMADRFFARPEVSAQGWERAIDAQARIVAAVQAALETVPAGVPAVFCGHGAVGTLLKCHVGRRAIARSEDQSRHAHRGGGNCFAFDLDAMKLGGEWAAMEDFAPGWFR encoded by the coding sequence ATGCGCGCCCTCTATGTGACGCATCCGCAGGTGCAGATCGATGCCAATGTGCCCGTGCCGCTCTGGGGGTTGAGCCAGGATGGGCGGCTGCGGGCCGAAGCATTTGCCGCGCGCTGCGTGGTGCCTGATGGCGCCATGATCTTTTCCAGCAGCGAGACCAAGGCGATGCAGCTCGCAACTATCCTGGCCGAGCCAATCGGGGCCACAGTGGTGAGCACGCATACGATGGGCGAGAACGACCGCAGCGCGACCGGCTTTTTGCCCCCGACGCAATTCGAGGAGATGGCGGATCGGTTCTTCGCCCGGCCCGAAGTCAGCGCTCAGGGTTGGGAGCGGGCCATCGACGCCCAGGCCCGCATCGTTGCCGCGGTCCAGGCGGCGCTCGAAACCGTGCCGGCGGGTGTTCCGGCCGTATTCTGCGGTCACGGCGCCGTTGGCACCTTGCTCAAATGCCATGTCGGCCGCCGGGCCATTGCCCGTAGCGAGGACCAGAGCCGTCACGCCCATCGCGGCGGCGGCAATTGCTTCGCCTTCGATCTCGACGCCATGAAACTGGGCGGCGAGTGGGCAGCGATGGAAGATTTCGCTCCGGGCTGGTTCCGCTAG
- a CDS encoding NADPH-dependent FMN reductase produces MTTALTLSGSIRKGSYNRMLQAHVGRKLEAAGVTVNAIDLSDFEMPIFNEDLEPDNVPEAAGRLAELWRTHDIVFIATPEYNGGLPPLLVNVLAWLSRQKPSPFRQAVFGIGGVSSGKYGTIWALSHLRDSLSKVGGLVAPGLLGIGPDSEVFDANGDFVEPAIIRKVDSLVHDLTHMSRG; encoded by the coding sequence ATGACCACCGCGCTCACTCTTTCCGGTTCCATTCGCAAGGGATCGTATAACCGGATGCTGCAGGCGCATGTTGGCCGCAAGCTCGAAGCGGCCGGCGTCACGGTCAATGCCATCGACCTCAGCGATTTCGAGATGCCGATCTTCAACGAGGACCTGGAGCCGGACAACGTGCCCGAGGCCGCGGGACGCCTGGCCGAGCTGTGGCGGACGCACGACATCGTCTTCATCGCCACGCCCGAATATAATGGTGGACTGCCACCGCTGCTGGTCAATGTCCTTGCCTGGCTCAGCCGGCAGAAGCCGAGCCCGTTCCGCCAGGCGGTATTCGGCATTGGCGGCGTGAGCTCGGGCAAGTACGGCACCATCTGGGCGCTGAGCCACCTGCGCGACAGCCTCAGCAAAGTGGGGGGCCTGGTGGCGCCGGGCCTGCTTGGCATCGGCCCCGATAGCGAGGTGTTCGACGCCAATGGCGATTTCGTCGAGCCGGCCATCATCCGCAAGGTCGATAGCCTCGTGCACGACCTCACCCACATGAGCCGGGGATAG
- a CDS encoding 2,3-bisphosphoglycerate-dependent phosphoglycerate mutase, whose protein sequence is MTGTLILVRHGESEWNLKNLFTGWRNPDLTEKGIGEARATGKALKAKGIVPDLYYTSALRRAQHTLDLMLEEMGILNVTITRNIALNERDYGDLSGLNKDDARAKWGEEQVLIWRRSFDVPPPGGESLKDTAARTLPYYDAEIVPLLKAGKTVLVAAHGNSLRAMVMAIEGLTPEQILKREIATGQPTVYKIGTDGKLVERVEI, encoded by the coding sequence ATGACCGGCACCCTGATCCTCGTGCGCCATGGCGAAAGCGAGTGGAACCTCAAGAACCTCTTCACCGGCTGGCGCAATCCGGACCTGACCGAGAAGGGTATCGGCGAGGCCCGCGCCACCGGCAAGGCGCTCAAGGCCAAGGGCATCGTGCCCGATCTCTATTACACCTCGGCCCTGCGCCGCGCCCAGCACACGCTGGACCTGATGCTTGAAGAGATGGGCATTCTCAATGTGACCATCACCAGGAACATCGCGCTCAACGAACGCGACTATGGCGACCTCAGCGGTCTCAACAAGGATGACGCGCGCGCCAAGTGGGGCGAGGAACAGGTGCTGATCTGGCGCCGCAGTTTCGACGTGCCGCCGCCGGGCGGGGAGTCGCTGAAGGACACGGCCGCCCGCACCCTGCCCTATTACGATGCCGAGATCGTACCGCTGCTCAAGGCAGGCAAGACGGTGCTGGTCGCCGCCCATGGCAATTCGCTGCGCGCCATGGTCATGGCCATCGAAGGACTAACCCCGGAACAGATTCTGAAGCGCGAAATCGCGACGGGCCAGCCGACGGTCTACAAGATTGGGACCGATGGGAAGTTGGTGGAGCGGGTGGAGATTTAG
- the pyrF gene encoding orotidine-5'-phosphate decarboxylase, which produces MAGQLIVGLDVSSRARAEELVSLLGDSVEFYKIGYQCFYGADGFALGKEMLKAGKKVFFDLKLLDIDNTVEKGVAAIAETGATMLTVHAYPQCMRAAVRGAAGSDLCVLGVSVLTSMDDADVAEAGFARDTAGLVALRAQQARDAGIGGVVASPHEAEMVRTIVGPKMAIVTPGIRPAGSALGDQKRVMGPREALSAGASHLVVGRPIIDAANPAAAARAILAEMNAGLRVA; this is translated from the coding sequence ATGGCTGGCCAATTGATCGTGGGCCTCGACGTTTCGTCACGCGCACGCGCGGAAGAACTGGTGTCCCTGCTCGGCGATAGCGTCGAGTTCTACAAGATCGGCTACCAGTGTTTCTACGGCGCCGACGGTTTCGCGCTGGGCAAGGAGATGCTCAAAGCGGGCAAGAAGGTGTTCTTCGATCTCAAGCTGCTCGATATCGACAACACGGTCGAAAAGGGCGTCGCCGCCATCGCCGAAACCGGCGCGACCATGCTGACCGTGCATGCCTATCCCCAGTGCATGCGCGCCGCGGTGCGAGGTGCTGCCGGGTCAGACCTCTGCGTACTGGGCGTGTCTGTGTTGACGTCGATGGACGACGCCGACGTTGCCGAGGCTGGCTTTGCCCGCGACACCGCCGGCCTCGTGGCCCTACGCGCGCAGCAGGCGCGTGACGCTGGCATTGGCGGGGTCGTCGCTTCACCCCATGAAGCCGAAATGGTCCGCACCATTGTGGGCCCGAAGATGGCGATCGTGACGCCCGGCATCCGCCCCGCCGGCAGTGCGCTGGGCGACCAGAAGCGCGTCATGGGTCCGCGCGAGGCGCTATCCGCCGGCGCCAGCCATCTCGTCGTCGGCCGCCCGATTATCGACGCGGCCAATCCGGCGGCGGCGGCGCGCGCCATCCTGGCCGAAATGAACGCCGGATTGCGGGTCGCCTGA